The Hyphomicrobiales bacterium nucleotide sequence TATGCAGGGACAAGCCATGGCCCAAGAACAACAACGCCGCCGTCACTATGACCTCGTGCGTATCGAGGCTGCATTTCGCAGAATTGACGACGATGAATATGGCTATTGTCTAGAATGCGGAGAGGATATTGCTGATAAACGCCTACAAATCGATCCTATGGCCACTTTATGCATAAGCTGCGCTGCTTTAAACGAGCAGTAAGCTCACATCAAAGCCGGATCAACCATCCGTTTTTGTCAGGTATTTATTGATAATTTCAGCCATTTGAGGCGGACCAAGAATGGGCGGAACCAAGGTTTGGAATTTTCCATCCGGCCCCAAAAGATAGATGAAGCTGCCGTGATTATAAATCGCATTACCATCAATATCTTCACCCACATATTCTGTGCGCACCTGAAACTTTTTACGAACATCCGCAAGCGCGCCATCAGAGCCAGTCATACCAATAAGTGAGGCATGATATTCGGCCAGCTTTTCGCGCATGAAGCTCGGTGTATCGTTTTTAGGGTCCACCGTAATCATTAGTGGCACCAGTTTTTCTTTACCCACATCCCCCAATAGATCAATCGTATCTGCCATGAGAGGCAAAGCCGCAGAACAAATTGCAAGGCAATTGGCATAGCCAAAGAATATCATCACATGCTTGCCGCGATAATCTTCAAGCTGCTTTGGATCACCAAAGTGATCGATCAGATCGAAAGTACCACCAATATTTTCACCAAAGGGTGAAAAACCTTGTGGCAATTGAGAGTCAACCTTGGCCAATTGTGATTCCACACTGGATTCCACATTGGCAGGCTTAGATTCCACTGATTGCTCTTCAGGCTCAACCACGGCCACAGTTTCAAGTGATTTGGATTGTGCAACAGTAAGGTTTTCACTCGGATCAAGCGAAATAACCGCGCTGAAGCTCAGCGCGGCAAGTCCAATCATAACGCCCCCTAGAAGAAGTGATCTCAAAGAACGATTCCTTTAGGTTTCATACAGCTTAGTAGTTTTCTTTAATAAACGCTTTATCAGCGTCAGCGCCAAGCCCTAGATAGCCATCTTTTTCAAGTTGAGACAAGACACGTGGATCACGACGGAACCATGGACCCTTGCCACCAGCATCAGGATATTTTTCTTTCCACTTTTTGGTGTGGAGATTAGCTTTTGCCCACTCGCCACCTTCAGGTTTAATCAATTGAACCTGATAATATTTTGAGGGAACATTCTCACCGACCAAAAGACCGTCAACTTCAACATTTTTCCCACAAAAAGGGAGCAAATCGTCAACGCCACCATTAAACGAACCCTGGCCATTTTTATTAATCGGGATAAGTTTACCGTCAGTGGTAAGCAAGCCTATTTGGTAACTACCAGCACCGCAATTATCAGCGCATTTACCTGCGACTTCACAAAGCACATCAACAACTTTAGCTGAAAACCGTGCTTTTTCTTCACCGGTTAATTTCCAAGACTTTGCTTGGCTAGCACCATCATCGGCCATCACAGTAACGGGGGCATGAAATGGAAGTGAAGCGACCGCAAGGGCCAAAAGATACTTTTTCATAATTAACCTCCACGTGCTGATTTAGGAATGGCAAAGCCTGGAATAACACCAAACTCGTCATGCGATAGATTAGTAATGCCTGCGTTTGAAACAACCTTTTCAACAACAAGGTATTTAAATCCATCACGCTCATACAACAAAGCATCTGCTGTGATGACATCACTTTGGATATCAAGAACTGTTTCTGAGCCATCTGCAGTACCTGCACCTTCAACTTCAAGAACAAGATAAACCTCGCCCTCTTCCGTTAGAAGACCAACCGGTATGCCACCAGCCGCGCACCATACAGCGCAGGTGTGGTGTGCAGAACCAGTGGTTGATTCAGGACTACCCATGACACCGGAATAATAACACCATGTATCCATTATTTCGCCTGTTACAGTGACCCGTTGCGGATCCTGCGCGGCTTGTGCTGTAAGCCCGCTTAACAGTAGTGCTGCTATCGCTGCTGTCGTCTTCAAAAACTTCATTTCTGCCCTCCTTCATTAATCCAATATTTGATTTAAATGCGTGCAAACAATCTATTATCAAATAGACAAAATTGATTAATCACAAAACAAAATCAATAGCTCACATACAATCATCATTCTTAATAGAGAGTTTTGACCAAAGAATGATTATCGTCAACTGATGTTTCAATAATCATTTGAAAATTTAGTATAATAATAGCGCTTTAGATGGCTGGCTCACGAGTTTTTGAATTTTTAACTGATTCACGTGGTTTTGAATTTTTAATGGCAGGGTTTTTAAGCTGCTCCAACAGGAGCTTCCCGCGTGCCAGCGATTCGTAGGCTGCTTTTTCTTTCACAGGGCCAAAACCGCGAATCTGATCAGGTAAATCAGCAATCTCAACACCAATCATCTCATTCGCACGACGGATATTAACGAGCAGGGTTTTAATCGTCTTTTCATAGTCACGAATAAGATGCCTTTCCAATTTGCGCTCTTCTGAATATCCAAATGGGTCCAAGAAAGTACCCCGCAGCCCTTTGAATCGTTTTATAATTTTCAACCATCTCAACATCGACGGACCGTAAGCTTTTTTGGTGGGACGGCCTGTGTTTTTATCTATTTTATTGAAAATTGGTGGCGCAAAGTGAAAATTCAATTTTCCTCCTTGAGCAAAAGTCTCTTCAATCTGGCTGGTAAATTCTGGCGTTGTGTAAAGGCGTGCGACTTCGTATTCATCTTTATATGACAATAGCTTAGCGTAGTTTTTAGCGACAGTGACCGTGAGCTTATCACTCACCCCTGCATTGAGTGCTCCATCACGCACCTTAGCAATAAAGGTGCGATACCGTTTTGCCAAAGTGCTGTTTTGATAATCGGCCAAATGCTGGGCACGGTGCTCGATTATCTCATCTAGCGTTTCTGGTATGACCACTTCTTGCGGCAGCATTTTGCTCAGCAAAATTTTCAATTTCTCCGTATCATGCGCAAGAAGACGCCCCCACTGAAGCGCTGTCTTATTGGCATCGACAGCAACACCATTCAATTCGATAGCCCGTTCAATCGCAGCTAAACTGAGCGGCAATTGACCTTGTTGATACGCATAACCGAGCATCAAGATATTAGTCGCAATAAGATCGCCACAAGCAGCTTCAGCAATTTGGGTAAAGTTATGTGTAGAAATACGAGCACCAACGGCATCGCGTATTTTCTCCATCACCTCCCATTCGCGAAAATCAAAATCGCGATCACGAACAAACTCTTGTGTTGGCGTCATATGCGTATTGATGATACCTGACGTGACGTCTTTCTCACAAAGCACCACACCATCCAATGTACCGGCAACGACATTATCGGCCGCAATCAACAAATCAGCAGAGCCAGTTGTTAATCGCGCAGCCCTAATCTCGTCTGGCGACTCTGCAAGCCTGATATGACTGACAACTGCACCGCCCTTTTGAGCGAGACCAGCTATGTCCAAGACATTTGATGCTTTACCATCAAGGTGCGCCGCCATCCCCAAGATCGCACCGACAGTCAAAACACCCGTACCGCCAACACCTGTCACGGCAATATTATAGGGTTTATTCAGTACTGGTGATTTTTTAACCTCAGGAACAAATGAAAAATCGACATTGGAAATAGCTTGCTGTTTTTTCAGCTCGCCACCCTCAACGGTTACAAACGAAGGGCAAAAGCCATTTAAGCAAGAGAAATCTTTATTACAGACAGATTGATTAATTTTTCGCTTGCGCCCAAAGGCCGTTTCCAATGGCTCTATTGCCACACAATTGGACTGGGTCGAACAATCGCCACACCCCTCACAAACAGCTTGGTTGATGAAAACGCGCCGTGCGGGGTCTTGCATAAGCCCGCGCTTTCTGCGGCGGCGTTTTTCAGCAGCACAGGTTTGATCGTAAACAATCACCGTACAACCAGAAACACCGCTTAAATCCTTCATCGCAGCATCCAGCGTATCTCGATGCCCAATGATAACATCAGGTGCTAAATCACCTTTCTTATAACGCTCAGGCTCATCCGTGATGAGGTAGATTTTTTTGACGCCCTCTTGGTACATTAGATGTGTAATTTTTTCAGGCGACAGATTGCCATCAACTGACTGACCACCGGTCATAGCAACCGCATCATTATAAAGCAGTTTATATGTAATATTAGCGCCACTGGCGACCGCTTGACGGATAGCAAGAGAGCCCGAATGAAAATATGTTCCATCGCCCAAATTAGCGAAAACATGATTTTCCTCAGTGAAGGGAGCAGTCCCCGTCCACGCAACACCCTCACCCCCCATATGGCTAAAAGTATCGGTATTGCGATCCATCCAAAGGGTCATGAAATGGCATCCGATCCCCGCAAGCGCACGGCTACCATCTGGTACTTTTGTCGATGTATTATGGGGGCAGCCAGCGCAAAAATAAGGCGTGCGCTGCGCTGCAGGCACATGCTTCTCGCGCATAAGACGCCTGTGTTCAAACCAATCGAGACGGCGCTCAATGTGATTTTTGAAATCATCATCCAGATCATATTCCATCAGCCGGTCGCAAATGGCACGGGCAATATTGCCAATGCTCAGCACCTGATCCAGTGGCAGTACCGGCTTATCCTTCTCATCAAGTTTACCGATAATACGAGGGCGTACATCTGCCCGCCAGTTGAAAAGTTGTTGCTTTATCTGATTTTCAATAATCTCACGACGCTCTTCCACGACCAAGATTGTATCAAGACCATCTGAGAAATGTCGAACACCTTCAGGCTCTAGTGGCCACGGCATACTGACTTTATAAACCCGCAGCCCAATCTGTTCTGCCGTTGCGTCATCAATTTCCAACTCACGTAAGGCTTGGCGCACATCTTCGTAGGATTTACCCGATGCAATGATACCAAGGCGCGCTTTCTTCGAGTCCATGGTCACACGATCAAGCTTATTCGCCCTCGCCCATGCAATAGCCGCGCTGGCTTTATACTCTTGCAATCTGCTATCTTGCGACCAACGGTCATCGGGCCAGCGTATATTTAATCCGCCCTCAGGCATCTCAAAATCGTCAGGCTTCACAAAGATCCGCTTTTCGCCAGCAAGGTCAATGACGCCCGTTGTTTCAACGGTATCGGCAAGAACTTTCATAGCAGACCAGCAACCAGAATAACGAGACATCGCAATCCCTGCGAGGCCAAGCTCAAGAAATTCGCTGGTGGTCGAAGGGTATAGCAACGGCATGATAGCGTTC carries:
- a CDS encoding indolepyruvate ferredoxin oxidoreductase family protein; its protein translation is MKHELVNADVTLDDKYAAESGQVFMSGLQALTRLPMTQIKRDRAAGLKTAGFISGYRGSPLGAYDQQLVQASSWLKKADIKFQPGVNEELAAAAIWGTQQLHLSAGAKRDGVFGIWYGKGPGVDRCGDVFKHANAAGTAKHGGVLALAGDDHGAKSSTLPHQSDHAFMNAIMPLLYPSTTSEFLELGLAGIAMSRYSGCWSAMKVLADTVETTGVIDLAGEKRIFVKPDDFEMPEGGLNIRWPDDRWSQDSRLQEYKASAAIAWARANKLDRVTMDSKKARLGIIASGKSYEDVRQALRELEIDDATAEQIGLRVYKVSMPWPLEPEGVRHFSDGLDTILVVEERREIIENQIKQQLFNWRADVRPRIIGKLDEKDKPVLPLDQVLSIGNIARAICDRLMEYDLDDDFKNHIERRLDWFEHRRLMREKHVPAAQRTPYFCAGCPHNTSTKVPDGSRALAGIGCHFMTLWMDRNTDTFSHMGGEGVAWTGTAPFTEENHVFANLGDGTYFHSGSLAIRQAVASGANITYKLLYNDAVAMTGGQSVDGNLSPEKITHLMYQEGVKKIYLITDEPERYKKGDLAPDVIIGHRDTLDAAMKDLSGVSGCTVIVYDQTCAAEKRRRRKRGLMQDPARRVFINQAVCEGCGDCSTQSNCVAIEPLETAFGRKRKINQSVCNKDFSCLNGFCPSFVTVEGGELKKQQAISNVDFSFVPEVKKSPVLNKPYNIAVTGVGGTGVLTVGAILGMAAHLDGKASNVLDIAGLAQKGGAVVSHIRLAESPDEIRAARLTTGSADLLIAADNVVAGTLDGVVLCEKDVTSGIINTHMTPTQEFVRDRDFDFREWEVMEKIRDAVGARISTHNFTQIAEAACGDLIATNILMLGYAYQQGQLPLSLAAIERAIELNGVAVDANKTALQWGRLLAHDTEKLKILLSKMLPQEVVIPETLDEIIEHRAQHLADYQNSTLAKRYRTFIAKVRDGALNAGVSDKLTVTVAKNYAKLLSYKDEYEVARLYTTPEFTSQIEETFAQGGKLNFHFAPPIFNKIDKNTGRPTKKAYGPSMLRWLKIIKRFKGLRGTFLDPFGYSEERKLERHLIRDYEKTIKTLLVNIRRANEMIGVEIADLPDQIRGFGPVKEKAAYESLARGKLLLEQLKNPAIKNSKPRESVKNSKTREPAI
- a CDS encoding SCO family protein; translation: MRSLLLGGVMIGLAALSFSAVISLDPSENLTVAQSKSLETVAVVEPEEQSVESKPANVESSVESQLAKVDSQLPQGFSPFGENIGGTFDLIDHFGDPKQLEDYRGKHVMIFFGYANCLAICSAALPLMADTIDLLGDVGKEKLVPLMITVDPKNDTPSFMREKLAEYHASLIGMTGSDGALADVRKKFQVRTEYVGEDIDGNAIYNHGSFIYLLGPDGKFQTLVPPILGPPQMAEIINKYLTKTDG
- a CDS encoding TraR/DksA C4-type zinc finger protein — protein: MAADLKTARKQLEQKQKELMDLQKISEQDSKPIELDQQSVGRLSRMDAMQGQAMAQEQQRRRHYDLVRIEAAFRRIDDDEYGYCLECGEDIADKRLQIDPMATLCISCAALNEQ